Genomic window (Mycoplasmopsis citelli):
GTATTAATTCCTAAGTAAATATATTCTGAAGCGGATTTTGATACTTCTCATTTTGATTCATAAGCAAGCATCGCAATCATTTCTGCGGCTGCTACATAATGCTCATCAACTCATAAATAATCATACTCAATATCACTTCCATTAGGGTGGTGGTCAATTCTTAACTTAGCAGTGGTTTTATTTTCATAAAGCAAATGAGCTTTTTCAATTCGATCTCCTGAAGAAGCATCAACTACAATCCCTAAGGAATTATGATAATCTACTTCTGCTTCATCGGTAAAATGATACTGCATAAAATCCAGCACCCCAACATTATCTCCAACACAATAAACTTTTTTATTTGGATAATTAGTTTTGATTAATTCAGCAAGTCCATGTTGAGACCCTAAACAATCTCCATCTGGACGAATGTGGTGAAAAATAACAATTGAATCGTATTTTTCAATAGCGTCTTTAGCAACTTTTGAATTTCCTATTAGCATATTTTATTCTCCTTTATTTAAATAAGTAACTTTAACAATTTAATTTTACTCTTTTTCATTTTGGACTTTTAAAGAAAGCCAAAAAGTAACATAATTATTTGCAAAAATTTTAGATTTTTCAAAAGCTTGAGAAAAACAACTGTAGCAACAGTTGTTTGACGTTATTAATTAATTTGAGTTTTTAGGTAAATAACTTCATCATGAACTTCAATTAAGTTATTATTAACTAAATTATCTACAGCTCGTAAAATTAAATCTTTAGATACTGGGGTAACACTATTAAATCCACAATATTTGCTAAAAGTCATCATAATATCGTTTAAACTTAAAGTTTTAGTTGCGTTAATAAAGGTTGATAAAAAGTGTTCAACCTCACTAATGTGAATCCGTGCAAAATCACGTTTAGTTAAGTCTTTATTGTACTCTCTAAATTCAATAATTTGATCTTTTGCAACGATAAAATCGCCTTCAAAGTCAATTAAATCTTGTTGTGAAAGAACATTTAAAATTGCATCTAAATCTTCTTTTAAAGCATTAGTAAAGCTTTTTTTATTAAATATTCTTGGAACGAATTTTTTCAATTCATCATAATGCACTGGATTAAGTTCGCTAATTAAATTTCGAATAAATTCAATGTCACTTTCTGGATTTGATGCTTTAACTTTGGCAAATAAATCCTCATAATTAAGGTATGGATTAAAGTGAATTTTTTCAATTGCTTTTTGTTTAACTTCCACTGGAACATCAATTTTAAGGGCATCAGCACTTTGCATTGAGGATTTTGATAGCGATTTATTGCTAATTAAACGATCGATAAAGTTAGTGAGTTTTTCAATTTGCTTGGTTTTATTTTTATATCAATCAGCCGATCAAATCCGATACATGTTTCAGTTTCGACCTTCTAAAACTCTTTGACGCAAAATGTCCCGATCACGGCTTGAACGTGAAGTTTTATAAACAGAACCATCACATTCAATTCCTAAAATATAATGTCCACTTTTCTTTGGATCTAAAATAGCTAAATCAATTTTATATCCTGAAGAACCAATTCGTTTGACCACATTATATCCAAGTGCTTTTAATTCATTATAAATATCATCTTCAAATGGTGAATCAAATTCTGAAATATATTGAGGGGTTTCATCGATTTGTTTGTTTTTAGAAGCAGCATATCCAATGTAGTTTTTCAAAAACTTAGCTCCACGTGAATTAGTTCTTGATAAATCAATATCATTTTCTAAAAATGATGAAACAACAATAACAGCTGTTTTAGCACGAGTTACTGCAACATTAAGACGACGATATCCATTTTGTTGATTTAATGGCCCAAAGTTCATTGTCATAATTCCTTTAGCATTTGGTCCATATCCAACTGATAAAATAATAATATCTCTTTCATCTCCTTGAACTGTTTCGATATTTTTAACAAAGAATTTTTCGATTTCTCAAGCATTAAAAAAGTGTTCAAATTCGTTTGATTTACGTCTTAATAAGTTAATTTTACGTTCAATTAAATCTCTTTGCTGAGTGTTAAAGGTAACAACCCCAATAGTTCTTCGAGTTCCATATTTTCGAATAATATCAACAACAATTTCAACAACTTTATCAGCTTCAACTTGGTTAACCGAATCAATAAATTGTCCCCGAACATATTCATGTGAAACTCCTTCAAATTTAGAAGGAATTTTTGAAGCTGGGAAAGTAACTAATTCATTATAAATTTCTTTATTTGAAGGATGAATAAGTTCATCAAATTTGCTCCGGTAGTGTCATTTTAATTTAATTGTCGGAAGAACAATATTAGCAACTTCTAAAATCGAATCAAAAGCAGTGGTGTCTCAAACACTATCATCAATGGAATCATCTTCATCAAAGTGAGCAAAGAAATCTGTTGGTGGAAGTTGCTCTTTATCTCCGGCGATAATAAATTGACTTGCTCTTGATAAAGCTCCAATGGCATTTTCAGGTCTAACTTGCGATGCTTCATCAAAAATAACTACATCAAATTCTAAATTTGAATTTTTGAGTAATGATGATACCGAAAGCGGTGACATCATTAAACACGGTTTAAGTTTAGTTATTAAAGTTGGAATTTTATCAAAAAGCAATCTAAATGGCATAATTCGACGTGATTTATTTGCTTCAGTTCTTAAAATTGAAACTTCAGAGTTAAGTCCCTCGATACTATTGTAGTTAGGGATTTTTTCAATAATAGACATTTCAACTTTAGTTTTAGCCATTGATTGAATCACAGCATCTGATTGACCAAAAGTTTTTCGAATAGAGTCCATTACTTCCCCATTAAAATCAGGGAATAGTTGCCCTTGATATTTATCAATTAGTAGTAAATAAAATCTTCTAAGATAAATTCCAAAATAATCTTTGGTAATATTTCGCTTAATTAATGCATCTGCGTATTCTTGCAGGTGATTTTCTTTCATGAGTTTATAAACCCGATTAAACTCTAAAATTGTGGTTAAATGCTCATTATTATGAATTGCTTTATCTAATTTTTGATCTAGTTCATTAAAAGTATATGCATCAACGTCAAAAATTTGATTATCAAAATCATTTTTTAAAATATCAACATGATGTTGTAATTTATCAAAAATAGCTCCGTACTCATTGGCTAAATTAATTGCTTCATCTTTTTGAAGTAACGCAAATGCAAAAAGATGATAAATGTCTTTAGTATCTCATTTTAAAAAGTGAGCAAGCCTTTGAAAATCATTAAATCAATCAATGTGTTCATAAGTATTTTTTAAAAACGGAAACTCATTTAATGGTACCCGATAGCTAACAAGTTTGCTAATTTCATTAAATTCTTTTTCTTTGCTTTGAATTTCTTCAATAATGTTAAAAAGATACATTAAATCTGGATATTTAATTTTTTCTTCAGTTAGTTTATATGTATTGATTCTGTTTTTAATTTTTTTATATCCTGGATAAAAGACTCTTTTTGAAGTGGTGTTAAAAAATGCCAATTGATTTTTGTAATTAACTGCATCTAAATTGACTACTTCTAGACTGTATTTATGCTTAATTTTAGATTTAAGCTCTTCGATTTCTCCACGAATTTGAACTAACGATTTATAATGCGATGTGTCTATTTCGGTGTTAGGATTGGAAATAATTGTTGAATTAATTGAAGCAATTTTGGTTAAATGATTTAATGTTTCTTTGTAAATTAAAGCACTTTTAAGAAAAATTTCTTTTTTAATTTCTAAGAATGGATATTTTTTAGTAAAGGCAATTGCTTCATGAATGCTTTCACGAAGTTTAATTAAATTATCAACGGTTTTTTCTCGCTTTTTAAGCGACATTTCCTCGTAAATTAATCCATATCAATCATTTTTTGAAATGTCAAAATCATTAATGTTTAAAGCATTGTGAAACGAATCAATTAATTTACGACGTTTTAAAAGATCTTGTTCGGAAACTTTTTCGACATCTTGAATTTCAAAGACAATTTCTGGATGCTTAGCATATTTAAAATAAGCTCCATAAAGTTGATAAATTGATTTATTAATTGGTTGAAAAATATTCAACAGTCCTTGAGGATAATTTAATAATTCTTCATGTGAAACGGTGAATTTATTGACCGCATCTTTGTGAAAATTATCTTCAATTGAAATGTTATGTTGACCTTTTTCTAGTGTTGAGGCAAGTTCATGTAAAACAACTTTTTTATCTAACTTTGTATTATGAATTGGTAAAACAAAGTCATTTAATCCAATCCTTTTTAAGTTATTGTAAACAACATCTAGAGCCGCTTGCTTTTCAGCAACAAAAAGGACTTTTTTATCTCGAGCAATTAACTCAGTGATAATATTAGTAATTGTTTGAGATTTTCCGGTTCCTGGAGGTCCTTGAAGAACAAAACTTTTTCCGCTAATAGCGGCTTGAATTGCAATTTCTTGTGAAGAATCAGCATTATAAGTATGGAAATACTCTGAAGGATTGACTACATCATCAATGTCCGATTCAGTAAATTTAATATTTTCAACTGGATCTTGAATTCCTGAAATTAATTTAACAAATTGATTATTAATAACTTTATCTGTATTTTCTTCAAGATCTTTAACCATATTAATTCTTGAAAAAGAAAAAATTCCTAAGTCAATTTCATCAATAATTTTTCATCTTTTATCTTTAACTTTTTCAATTTGTTGATAAATAAAGTTTTTATAATCATTAAAAAGATCAAAATTAGATTTATCGGCTTCAAATTTATAAGTTAAATTAACATCATAATCATTAATTAGTTTTTGAATAAAAGATTCATTAAGTAAAAACTCATCATCTAAAAAGTTCACTTTATATGGTGAATTATAAGCATCTTTTGAAAGTTCCACTGGAATAAATAAAATAGGAGCTAAATGCTTATCTTCAGATTCTTTGTTTTCGTATCACTCTAAAAATCCAACAGCAAAATATAAAACGTTAATTCCGTTTTCTTCTTTAAAAAGGTTGGATTTTTTCATCAAATTTGACAAGTTTCGATTTTGAACAGTGTCATAAAGATTTGAGAACAAATAATTTCCCTTATATTTTTTTTGAAAGGCATTAATTAATGGAAAAATTTCACTTTTAAAATATTTGTCTTTTTGCTCAAGTTCGATTCCAAAAGAAATTCTTTTTCCCTTCACTCGAACAAGCTTAACTTGGTCTTCTTCATAATCATCCTCGGCCGCATTTCCAAATAAATTGGCAAATTGAAGATTTTTAAGTCCATAAAATCGATTTAAAAACACTTCAATATTAGGTGATAAAATTTCGACAGTTTGTGATTTTGTTTTTCGATAATTAATCGATTGATTTTTCATGCTCAAATCAAGCAATCTGTTTTTTCAAACTTCAATATTCTTTAAGATGCTCTTGCGTTCTTTTTGATTCATCTCAATCTCCTTGCTTGATAATTTATTGTATTATTTTAATTATAAATTAATAACTAAACACCGTGCTTTAAAAGTTGATTTTTTATTAAAAAAATCCTAATTTTCTAAGTAAAAGGTGATATTTGCTCTTAAAAAATTTTATTAGCAAATAAAGTAATATTTTGCTAAATTTAATTTTTTATTTTTTAAAATTAGTATAATTTAGATAACATGATAGCTCTCAAAGTACAATACAAAGAAAGAATTGATAAGTACATTAGTGATCATAGTGATATATCACGAAATGACATTAAAGCTTTAATTGAGCAAAGGGCCGTTTATGTTAATGGTAATAATGTAATTAAACCTAAATATATTGTTCGCGAAGGGCAAGATATTAAAATAGTAAAACTACTTGATAAAGAAATTCACTTAGAACCACAAAAAATGGATATAGATATTGTTTATGAAGATGAACATTTATTTGTTATTAATAAACCTTCAGGACTAATTGTTCATCCAGCACCAGGACATGTTAATCAAACTTTAGTTAATGGATTGCTTTATCATTTTAAGAACAATTTATCAAATGAAAATGGATTACTTCGTCCTGGAATTGTTCATCGAATTGATAAAGATACTAGTGGTTTGTTAATTATTGCAAAAAACAATCATATTCATAAACTCTTATCTGATCACTTTAAAAATCACGATATTAGTCGAGAATATGTGGCCATTGTTGATGGAATTTTAGAGGATAAAAGATTAAAATTAGATCTTCCAATTGGAAGAAATGTGAAAAATCGCCAAATAATGGCTGTAACTAATCAAAACTCTAAAAATGCAATTACCCATGTGGAAACATTAACTAGTTTTTACATTGATAACTTCCCAAAAACTTTGGTTAAATGCAAACTAGAAACAGGGAGAACTCATCAAATTCGAGTTCATTTAAGCTATATTAAAAATCCTGTTTATGGCGATCCGATTTATGGGAAGAAAGTTGATGATTTTAATCAGCGACTTCATGCATATAAATTATCATTTACTCACCCAATTACCAGTGAGCAAATTGTACTATATGCAAAACCACCAAAAGAATTTGACGTAGCTGATTTTGATTTTATGCAGCTATTTAGTTAGGGGAGAAATGTTTGGTATTTATGACAGAAGTTTTTTAAAACTCAATTCCGTTGGTGAATTGTGAAATCTTGAACATAAATTTCGCAAATTCATCATTGCAAATGGAATTGCAATTTTCATTTTATTTTTAACTAGTGTAATTGCGAGTATTTTAATGATAGTTTATAGACCTGATATTATTAGTTTTTATACTAATATTGCAGCAAAAATATACAAAGAACAGGAAAAAGTTACTGCATCCGCTAATTCAGGATGAAATTCATTATTTTGAAGTAATATTTGACCGACATTATTTTTATTTATTTTTGGTATTTTATTTGTTCGTTCAGCATATACAAGTTATATCGAAAAAAATTTTATGAAACTAACAACAAGTAATTTTGTAATTTTTATCTTGTTAATGGTATCATTCGGGTGAATTAGCAATCTTTCTTCATTAGGTAAAGATGTACTAAATTTACCATTTGTACCAATTTTCTCCTTACTTATTACAAATATTATATTAGGAATTATTTCGGTAATTTTTATAACCTGACATGTTTATCTTATTAAAATGTCTTTTGCTAGAGCAACACGCTTAGAGACTATTAGAGCAATGTCTCAAGAATTTTCAAAATTCTCACAACAAAACCCTTTTGGATTTAATTACCCTCCTTTTAATGGAGCTAATGCTGAGCAAGCTACAAGTGACGAAAACCAGAATCAAAATCCTAATTATGCTCAAGAAGAAATAAAAAAACCGCAAGACTTAGAAAAAGACAAACAAATTCAAAAATTGCTTGAACTTAAAACTGAACAATTATATAAAATGGCTGAAGTGTTAGGGATTTTCGGTTTTAAAGAACTTTCAAAAGAAGAACTAGCTGAAAAAATTTACATTTACACTCGAAAAAAGAGTTATAAAGCTTAATTAACAAATAAATTCACCTTTACTAAGGTGAATTTATTTTACTTATTTTTAATTTTATCTCTTCAATTTGTAACATATTCAATATTAAAAACTTGACATTGTTGTTGAATAATTTCATCTATTTTTTGAGGATCTTTTAAAGCATATAATACTCCGCCATGAATATCTCGAAAATTAGCTAAGACAATTAAATAATGTAAAAAGCAATGTTCTTCAAAAGAAACCTTTAAAGACAATCCATTATCATAAATTTTAAGTTTCTTTAAGTCACTTGATGTATAATAAATCTCATCAATGTGATGCATATTAAATTTTCACACAAATTTAATAGTATCGCTTTTTAATGGTCGATATTTCTTTAAAAAATAATTGCCAGGAATTTTGTTATCTTTTTCTTGTTCTTTATATGTTTTGTAAGGAATAAAATTTGTGTAGTTGTATTTGAGTAATAATTGCAATAAAACCTCATAGTAAATAGCAACTCATTTACGTTTTTGAGTTCAATCTTGGATACTTTGTTCCTTAAACTTATGCATTTGTTCTTCGAAGTTATCTTTTATTTGCAATGAAACTTCTTGATTTTTGATGCGTTTTTTTCTTCTAAATCAACCCATATTGCTATATATCATACCAAAAATTGTGAATAAAAACACAGTTAGTCCTGTGTTTTTATGTAAAAATTGAATTTTAAAAATTATAAATCAACTACTTCGCCACCAGCTTTAACAATTGCTTCTTGAGCTGATTTTGAAACACGATGTACTTTAACAACTAATTTTTTAGTTAAGGTTCCATTTCCTAAAACTTTAATAGGAAGAGTTCTTTTAATAAGGTTGTGTGCAAATAATGATTCAATGGTAACTTCTTGGCCATCTTGGTATTTGTTTTCTAAATCTTTCAGATTAACTACTTGGAATTCTAAATGATTTACATTAGTAAATCCACGTTTTCCAATTCTTCTAAATCAAGGAGTTTGTCCCCCTTCAAATCCTAATCTGTGTCCTTTACGTTTGTTTTGTCCTGATTGTCCTTTACCAGCTTGTTTCCCTTTTCCGGCTGCATGTCCACGTCCTTTACGGTGTTTTTCTTTACGTGAACCTTCGGTAGCTTTTAATGTGTGTAATTTAATTGCCATATTACATTAAATCCTTTACATCTTTGTTTCTAATTTCAGCAATTTGTTCAACTGTTCTTAGTTGTGAAAGAGCTTTAAGGGTTGCTTTAACGGTATTAGCTTTTGAACGTGAACCATAAGTTTTAGTTACAATATCAGTATATCCAGCTAGTTCAGTTACTGCCCGCACTGTTCCTGAAGCAATAAGTCCTTTTCCTTTTGGAGCCGGTTTAAGCATAACTCTTGAGGCAAGGAATTTAGCTTGGATTTCATGTGGAACTGTTCCATTAACAAGTGGAACATCAATGAGATTGTTTTGAGCGTCTTTAATAGCTTTTTTAATTGCATCTGGAACTTCATTTGCTTTACCGTGTCCAAGTCCAACACTTCCTTTTTTGTTTCCAACTACAACAAAGGCACTAAAACTAAATCTTCTTCCACCTTTAACAACTTTTGTAACTCTGGCAATATCAATAACTTTTTCTGAATATTCTGAAACTTGTGCATCAAAGTTTCGGTTTTTTCTTGGACGTTTATCACTTTTAGCTTTAGGATTTCTGAAGTTTCTTCTTTCTTCAACTGGAAGCGAAGGTTTAGCAGCTGGTTTTGGTTGATGAGGTGCTTTGACTTCTTTAGTTCCAGCTACTGGTTTATTTTGTTTTTGATTTTCCATTAGAATTTAACTCCTTTTTCTCTAACAGCTTCAGCAAATGCTTTAACTCTTCCATGGTAAAGATACCCTGAACGATCAAAGACTAACTCTTTAACCCCCAGTGAAACAATTAATTCACCCATTTTGCTTCCAAGCATTGCAGCTGCTTTAATATTTCCTGAATAAGAGCTATCTTTAAGAGTTGAAACGCTTGCAAGAGTGGTTCCTTTTGAATCATCAATAAGTTGTGCGTAAAAGTTTTGGTGTGATTTATAAACATTTAAACGAGGTTTATTTGCAGTTCCGCTAATACTTTGACGAATTCGAACGTGTTTAACTTTTCGAGCTTTATTACGAGATAATTTAGCCATTTTATTCACCTAAAACCTCTTTTATTTAGAAGAGGTTTTCCCTTCTTTACGTCTAAGTTTTTCACCTTTGTATGAAATTCCTTTACCTGAATACACACTTGGTTTTCTTACGCTTCTTACAATTGCTGCAAATGAACCTACACTTTGTTTATCAATTCCAAAAACAGTAATTTCTGTTGGTTTTGGCAAGGTAACTTTTACATCACTAGGAACTTCTAAGGTAACTTCATGGCTATATCCAGCAGAAATTACTAATTGAGTTCCTTTTAGAGTTGCTTTGTATCCAACCCCTTTAATTTCTAATTCTTTTGTAAATCCTTGTGAAACTCCGGTGATCATATTGGCAATATGAGCATTAGTAGTTCCGTGCAATTGTTTAGTTGTTTTTTCTTCGTTTGCTCTAAGTGTTGTTACTTTGTTTTGGTCAACTGATACGGCAATTTTTGAACTAAATTCTCTAGTTAAAGTTCCAAGTTTTCCTGAAACAGTAACTTTAGTTCCTTCAACAGTAACGCTTGTTCCTGCTGGGATTGTTAAAATACGATTACCAACACGTGACATAACATTCCCCTATCAAATGTAGGCAACAACTTCGCCACCAACATTTTCTTTCTTAGCTTCTTTTCCAGTCATTAGTCCTTTTGAAGTAGAAATAATCACTGTTCCGTACCCTGATAAAACAGTAGGAATTTCAGTTGATTTAACATAAACTTTAAGTCCAGGTTTTGAAACTCTTTTAATTCCAATAATTGCTGATTGTGAACCTTTATATTTTAAAGACACCACAAGTTTTTTAGCAATTCCTTGACCTTCAACAACATATGAAGCAACATAACCTTGTTCTTGAATTAATTTAACGATCGCTTCTTTTTTCTTTGAGAATGGGATTTCAACGGTTTTGTGTTTTCTTGCGTTTGCATTTTTAATGCGAACAATTAAATCTGAAATAGGATCTGTAATAAACATAAATTATCAGCTCGCTTTCTTCACACCTGGAATTTTACCTTCATGAGCAAGGTTTCTAAAACAGATACGACATACTTTGTATTTTCTTAAAACCGCATGTGGACGTCCACATAATTCGCAACGTGTGTATGCACGGCTTGAGAATTTTGGGTGGCGTTTTGCTTTTTCAATAAGTGCTTTTCTAGCCATTATTTATCTCCTTTTTTCTCAAATGGAACACCAATTAATTCAAGTAGAGCTTTTGCTTCTTTGTTGGTTTTAGCGGTAGTAACAACAATCACATCAAGTCCTTTAATGCGACGAATTTTATCAAATTCAATTTCTGGGAAGATGATTTCTTCTTTAATTCCTAAAGCAAAAGTTCCTCTTCCATCAAAAGCTTTGGGATTTGCACCACGAAAATCTCTAATCCGTGGCATTGCAACATTAATGAGTTTATCTAAAAACTCTCACATACGATCTCTACGAAGAGTAACTTTCCCCCCCATAGGCATTCCTTCACGAAGTTTTCATGAAGCATTTGATTTTTTAGCTTTGGTTTGAAATGGTTTTTGTCCAGCAATTAGAGTCAGTTCATTTAAAACCTCTTCAATTGCTTTTGAGTTTGAAACTTCTTTTCCGGCGGTCATATTAAGAACCACTTTTTCAATTCTTGGAACTTGCATTGGCGAAGAGTAGTTAAATTTTTGTTTAAGTGCAGGAACTGCTTTTTCTAAGTAAACTTTTTTGAGCATAATTAAATTTCCTTCTTAGTTTTTCTAGCTACTCGAACTTTTTTACCATCTTTATTAATTTTGTATCCAAGTTTTGAATATTGTGCTGGTTTGTCTTTGGTTTCTTTTTTAATAAGATATGCTACATTTGAAGCGTGAATTGGAGCTTCTTTAGTGGTAATGGTTCCATCTTGGTTTTGTTGAGATGGTTTATTGTGTTTGGTAACGATATTTAAATCTTTTACCACCACAGCGTTTTTATCGTGTAATACTTTTAAAATGGTTCCAACTTTCCCTTTTTCTTTTCCTGCAATTACAATAACTTCATCATTTTTTTTGAATTTTACTTTCATAAAAAATCCTTAATTATAAAACCTCAGGTGCTAGAGAAACAATTTTTGGATATTTTTCACGAATTTCACGAGCTACCGGTCCAAAAACACGAGTTCCTCTTGGGGTTCCATCTTCTTTTAAAAGTACTACTGCATTTTCATCAAAACGAATGTATGAACCATTTTCACGACTAATTCCATAACGTGAACGCACTACAACAGCTTTAACAACTTGTTTTTGTTTGACCCCACCATTTGGAATGGCTTTTTTAACTGAACACATTACTACATCCCCAATTTTAGCGACTTTTTTATTTGACCCTAAAATTCTGAAAATTCCTACTTCTTTTGCTCCTGAATTATCAGCAACATTTGCTTTAGATAGTTCTAATAACATTATTTGCTCCCTTCAGTGGCTGCTTGTTTTACTGAAACAAGTCTAAAGTGTTTGGTTTTTGAAAGTGGACGAGTTTCCATAATTACTACAACATCATTTAAGTTAGCAACTTGGTTTTCATCATGCACAGCAAAACGCTTGGTTGATTTAAAACGTTTTGAATAAAGTGGGTGTTTTTTGTATGTGTCAACAGCAACAATAATTGTTTTTGGGGTTTTATGAGCTGAAACAACTGTACCAACTAATGTTTTTCTTGTGTTTCTTTGAATCATTATTTAGCTCCTTTTTGATTTAATGCTGTTAGTGCTCTAGCAATATCTTTTTTAAGTAAATTGATTTTGTGAGTTTGATCAAGTGAACCGGTAGTATTTTGGAAACGTAATGTTCAAAGTTCAGCTTTTAAATCTTGAACTAGATTTTGTAATTCTTCAGCTGATTTATTTAGCAAATCTTTATATAGCATTAGTTACTTCCTTCTTGGTTTCTTGATACAATTTTTCATTTAACCGGCAATTTATGACCAGCAAGTCTTAAAGCTTCACGAGCAACTTCCTCTGAAACTCCAGCCACTTCAAACATTACAGTGTCAACTTTAACAGCTGTGTATCATTTTTCAGGAGCCCCTTTTCCTGAACCCATACGAACTCCGATAGGTTTAGAGGTTTTTGAAAAATGTGGGAAGATACGAATAATAACATCCCCTTCACGACCCATATGTCTAGTTGC
Coding sequences:
- a CDS encoding DUF4011 domain-containing protein is translated as MNQKERKSILKNIEVWKNRLLDLSMKNQSINYRKTKSQTVEILSPNIEVFLNRFYGLKNLQFANLFGNAAEDDYEEDQVKLVRVKGKRISFGIELEQKDKYFKSEIFPLINAFQKKYKGNYLFSNLYDTVQNRNLSNLMKKSNLFKEENGINVLYFAVGFLEWYENKESEDKHLAPILFIPVELSKDAYNSPYKVNFLDDEFLLNESFIQKLINDYDVNLTYKFEADKSNFDLFNDYKNFIYQQIEKVKDKRWKIIDEIDLGIFSFSRINMVKDLEENTDKVINNQFVKLISGIQDPVENIKFTESDIDDVVNPSEYFHTYNADSSQEIAIQAAISGKSFVLQGPPGTGKSQTITNIITELIARDKKVLFVAEKQAALDVVYNNLKRIGLNDFVLPIHNTKLDKKVVLHELASTLEKGQHNISIEDNFHKDAVNKFTVSHEELLNYPQGLLNIFQPINKSIYQLYGAYFKYAKHPEIVFEIQDVEKVSEQDLLKRRKLIDSFHNALNINDFDISKNDWYGLIYEEMSLKKREKTVDNLIKLRESIHEAIAFTKKYPFLEIKKEIFLKSALIYKETLNHLTKIASINSTIISNPNTEIDTSHYKSLVQIRGEIEELKSKIKHKYSLEVVNLDAVNYKNQLAFFNTTSKRVFYPGYKKIKNRINTYKLTEEKIKYPDLMYLFNIIEEIQSKEKEFNEISKLVSYRVPLNEFPFLKNTYEHIDWFNDFQRLAHFLKWDTKDIYHLFAFALLQKDEAINLANEYGAIFDKLQHHVDILKNDFDNQIFDVDAYTFNELDQKLDKAIHNNEHLTTILEFNRVYKLMKENHLQEYADALIKRNITKDYFGIYLRRFYLLLIDKYQGQLFPDFNGEVMDSIRKTFGQSDAVIQSMAKTKVEMSIIEKIPNYNSIEGLNSEVSILRTEANKSRRIMPFRLLFDKIPTLITKLKPCLMMSPLSVSSLLKNSNLEFDVVIFDEASQVRPENAIGALSRASQFIIAGDKEQLPPTDFFAHFDEDDSIDDSVWDTTAFDSILEVANIVLPTIKLKWHYRSKFDELIHPSNKEIYNELVTFPASKIPSKFEGVSHEYVRGQFIDSVNQVEADKVVEIVVDIIRKYGTRRTIGVVTFNTQQRDLIERKINLLRRKSNEFEHFFNAWEIEKFFVKNIETVQGDERDIIILSVGYGPNAKGIMTMNFGPLNQQNGYRRLNVAVTRAKTAVIVVSSFLENDIDLSRTNSRGAKFLKNYIGYAASKNKQIDETPQYISEFDSPFEDDIYNELKALGYNVVKRIGSSGYKIDLAILDPKKSGHYILGIECDGSVYKTSRSSRDRDILRQRVLEGRNWNMYRIWSADWYKNKTKQIEKLTNFIDRLISNKSLSKSSMQSADALKIDVPVEVKQKAIEKIHFNPYLNYEDLFAKVKASNPESDIEFIRNLISELNPVHYDELKKFVPRIFNKKSFTNALKEDLDAILNVLSQQDLIDFEGDFIVAKDQIIEFREYNKDLTKRDFARIHISEVEHFLSTFINATKTLSLNDIMMTFSKYCGFNSVTPVSKDLILRAVDNLVNNNLIEVHDEVIYLKTQIN
- a CDS encoding RluA family pseudouridine synthase produces the protein MIALKVQYKERIDKYISDHSDISRNDIKALIEQRAVYVNGNNVIKPKYIVREGQDIKIVKLLDKEIHLEPQKMDIDIVYEDEHLFVINKPSGLIVHPAPGHVNQTLVNGLLYHFKNNLSNENGLLRPGIVHRIDKDTSGLLIIAKNNHIHKLLSDHFKNHDISREYVAIVDGILEDKRLKLDLPIGRNVKNRQIMAVTNQNSKNAITHVETLTSFYIDNFPKTLVKCKLETGRTHQIRVHLSYIKNPVYGDPIYGKKVDDFNQRLHAYKLSFTHPITSEQIVLYAKPPKEFDVADFDFMQLFS
- the rplO gene encoding 50S ribosomal protein L15, producing MAIKLHTLKATEGSRKEKHRKGRGHAAGKGKQAGKGQSGQNKRKGHRLGFEGGQTPWFRRIGKRGFTNVNHLEFQVVNLKDLENKYQDGQEVTIESLFAHNLIKRTLPIKVLGNGTLTKKLVVKVHRVSKSAQEAIVKAGGEVVDL
- the rpsE gene encoding 30S ribosomal protein S5, which codes for MENQKQNKPVAGTKEVKAPHQPKPAAKPSLPVEERRNFRNPKAKSDKRPRKNRNFDAQVSEYSEKVIDIARVTKVVKGGRRFSFSAFVVVGNKKGSVGLGHGKANEVPDAIKKAIKDAQNNLIDVPLVNGTVPHEIQAKFLASRVMLKPAPKGKGLIASGTVRAVTELAGYTDIVTKTYGSRSKANTVKATLKALSQLRTVEQIAEIRNKDVKDLM
- the rplR gene encoding 50S ribosomal protein L18: MAKLSRNKARKVKHVRIRQSISGTANKPRLNVYKSHQNFYAQLIDDSKGTTLASVSTLKDSSYSGNIKAAAMLGSKMGELIVSLGVKELVFDRSGYLYHGRVKAFAEAVREKGVKF
- the rplF gene encoding 50S ribosomal protein L6 — its product is MSRVGNRILTIPAGTSVTVEGTKVTVSGKLGTLTREFSSKIAVSVDQNKVTTLRANEEKTTKQLHGTTNAHIANMITGVSQGFTKELEIKGVGYKATLKGTQLVISAGYSHEVTLEVPSDVKVTLPKPTEITVFGIDKQSVGSFAAIVRSVRKPSVYSGKGISYKGEKLRRKEGKTSSK
- the rpsH gene encoding 30S ribosomal protein S8; the protein is MFITDPISDLIVRIKNANARKHKTVEIPFSKKKEAIVKLIQEQGYVASYVVEGQGIAKKLVVSLKYKGSQSAIIGIKRVSKPGLKVYVKSTEIPTVLSGYGTVIISTSKGLMTGKEAKKENVGGEVVAYIW
- a CDS encoding type Z 30S ribosomal protein S14, which translates into the protein MARKALIEKAKRHPKFSSRAYTRCELCGRPHAVLRKYKVCRICFRNLAHEGKIPGVKKASW